The following proteins are encoded in a genomic region of Streptococcus sp. 29892:
- a CDS encoding DEAD/DEAH box helicase, protein MKELEHYYGRLFTKYQLTPAEREKAEKLFSVTDKNACFRCGTTFEEENKLPNDANYCRACLLLGRVRSDEELYHFPQKDFPVNSCLTWKGKLTDWQQMISDGLVENVGKRQATLVHAVTGAGKTEMIYHTVASVIDKGGAVCLASPRIDVCIELYKRLQNDFSLPISLLHGESEPYFRTPLVVATTHQLLKFYQAFDLVLIDEVDAFPYADNPMLYRAADNAVKEDGVQVFLTATSTDELDRKVKTGKLKRLSLPRRFHGNPLVVPQKVWFSKFDANLKKQKLAPKLAKVIKDQRKTGYPLLIFVPEISKGQEFAKIMEKTFPEETIGFVSSQTENRLKIVEGFRNQDIAILISTTILERGVTFPKVDVIVVQANHYLYTSSSLVQIAGRVGRSIDRPTGLLQFFHEGSTRSIEKAIVEIKQMNKEAGYV, encoded by the coding sequence ATGAAAGAATTAGAACATTACTATGGAAGACTATTTACCAAATACCAATTGACCCCAGCAGAGCGAGAAAAAGCAGAGAAGCTATTCAGTGTCACAGACAAGAATGCCTGCTTTCGTTGTGGTACAACTTTCGAAGAAGAAAACAAACTGCCCAATGATGCAAACTACTGTCGAGCCTGTTTGCTCCTTGGCAGGGTGCGGTCAGATGAAGAACTCTATCATTTTCCTCAGAAAGACTTCCCTGTAAACTCTTGCTTAACATGGAAGGGGAAATTAACGGATTGGCAGCAAATGATTTCAGATGGATTGGTTGAGAATGTAGGGAAAAGACAGGCTACACTGGTTCATGCTGTAACAGGAGCAGGAAAAACAGAGATGATATATCATACGGTTGCTTCTGTGATTGATAAAGGAGGGGCAGTCTGTCTAGCCAGTCCTCGAATAGACGTCTGTATAGAACTCTATAAGCGCCTGCAAAATGATTTCTCCCTTCCGATTAGTTTGCTACACGGTGAGTCAGAACCCTATTTCCGAACGCCGCTTGTTGTAGCAACCACTCATCAGTTATTAAAATTCTATCAGGCCTTTGATTTGGTCTTGATTGACGAAGTTGATGCCTTTCCCTACGCTGATAATCCCATGCTCTACCGTGCTGCTGACAATGCGGTCAAGGAAGACGGTGTCCAAGTATTTTTGACGGCAACGTCAACAGATGAACTGGACAGAAAAGTCAAAACAGGTAAATTAAAACGACTCAGCCTACCCAGACGATTTCATGGCAATCCACTGGTTGTTCCGCAAAAGGTTTGGTTTTCCAAATTTGATGCCAATCTAAAGAAACAGAAACTAGCCCCCAAACTAGCTAAGGTAATCAAAGATCAGAGAAAAACTGGTTATCCTTTGCTCATATTCGTACCAGAAATTTCCAAGGGTCAGGAGTTTGCCAAGATTATGGAAAAAACATTTCCAGAAGAAACTATTGGCTTTGTATCCAGTCAAACTGAAAATCGACTTAAGATAGTAGAAGGTTTTCGCAATCAAGATATTGCCATCCTCATTTCCACTACCATCTTAGAGCGAGGTGTAACCTTCCCAAAAGTAGATGTTATAGTGGTCCAAGCCAATCATTACCTCTACACATCGTCTAGTCTTGTACAGATTGCTGGTCGTGTAGGTCGAAGTATAGACCGTCCGACAGGCTTGCTCCAATTTTTCCATGAGGGGTCCACCCGCTCTATTGAGAAAGCTATTGTAGAAATCAAACAAATGAACAAGGAGGCTGGCTATGTCTAA
- a CDS encoding PBECR4 domain-containing protein, which translates to MELKELVEDYRKNFVGKSCQVSTNYSDLTNLIVHFQATDLYHLFGLHKITSDYASQTLAQIESGKFNLSDFKGLPSYREVTRRIALYSFIADIFVKQATEFCVIRKDLSRNSMNLDLVFFEGDNRNVKVLGLRRDKSGIYRLVTLHESSARKYARVRKTKITGIVWL; encoded by the coding sequence GTGGAATTAAAAGAGCTTGTAGAAGATTATCGTAAAAATTTTGTCGGAAAATCATGTCAAGTTTCCACTAATTATAGTGACTTAACAAACCTCATTGTACATTTTCAAGCGACAGATTTATACCATCTTTTCGGTTTGCACAAAATAACAAGCGACTATGCTAGTCAGACTTTGGCGCAAATTGAAAGTGGAAAATTTAATTTGTCCGATTTTAAGGGTTTGCCAAGTTATAGAGAAGTGACTCGCAGAATTGCCTTATACTCGTTTATTGCTGATATCTTTGTGAAGCAGGCAACGGAATTTTGCGTCATTAGAAAAGATTTGTCAAGGAATAGCATGAATCTTGACTTGGTTTTCTTTGAGGGAGATAATCGTAATGTAAAGGTTTTAGGTTTAAGAAGAGATAAGAGCGGAATTTATAGATTGGTTACACTCCATGAATCTTCAGCTAGAAAATATGCTAGAGTTAGAAAAACAAAAATAACAGGTATAGTTTGGTTGTAG
- a CDS encoding tRNA (cytidine(34)-2'-O)-methyltransferase — MNIEDLHYTEETAKNHIVLFEPQIPQNTGNIARTCAATNSPLHIIKPMGFPIDDRKMKRAGLDYWDKLDVRFYESLTEFMDYASQHGKVHLVSKFADKIYSEESYQDGIHFFLFGREDKGLPEEFMRIHPEKAIRIPMNDEHVRSLNVSNTVCMIVYEALRQQDFAGLDLVHTYEEDKLK, encoded by the coding sequence ATGAATATTGAAGATTTGCATTATACAGAAGAAACTGCCAAAAACCACATTGTCTTGTTTGAACCACAAATTCCCCAGAATACAGGGAATATAGCTCGAACTTGTGCCGCGACCAATAGCCCCCTCCATATCATCAAACCCATGGGCTTTCCCATTGATGACCGCAAGATGAAGCGTGCGGGCTTGGACTACTGGGATAAGTTAGATGTTCGTTTCTATGAAAGTCTGACAGAATTTATGGACTATGCAAGTCAGCATGGAAAAGTTCATTTGGTGTCAAAATTTGCGGATAAAATTTATTCGGAAGAAAGTTATCAGGACGGTATCCACTTTTTCCTCTTTGGTCGTGAAGATAAGGGATTACCGGAAGAATTTATGCGAATTCATCCTGAAAAAGCCATTCGCATTCCCATGAATGATGAGCATGTCCGTAGTCTTAATGTATCCAATACAGTTTGCATGATTGTCTATGAAGCTCTTCGCCAGCAGGATTTTGCAGGCTTGGATTTGGTACATACCTATGAAGAGGATAAGCTAAAATAA
- a CDS encoding ComF family protein, which yields MSNCLLCNQTMKTRQTFSELIFFGKSQPGVCNDCMATFEEIAEQHCSHCSKSGDEEICKDCRYWLSQGKSVSHTAIFQYNEAMADYFSRYKFQGDYILRKIFTEQVQKVLEPYSEYTIVPIPLSQERLEERGFNQVTGILDAARIPYKELLGKRDVKKQSSKNREERIGTEQPFYLVDEKSLPDKILLVDDIYTTGATIQLATRLFMKTSQKEIKTFSLAR from the coding sequence ATGTCTAACTGCTTACTCTGTAATCAAACCATGAAAACCAGACAAACATTTTCTGAGCTTATTTTCTTTGGTAAGTCCCAGCCAGGAGTTTGTAATGACTGTATGGCTACTTTTGAAGAAATAGCAGAGCAACACTGTTCGCATTGTTCTAAAAGTGGAGATGAAGAGATCTGCAAGGATTGTCGCTACTGGTTAAGCCAAGGGAAATCAGTGTCTCACACAGCTATTTTTCAGTATAATGAAGCAATGGCTGATTACTTTAGTCGCTACAAATTTCAAGGTGATTACATTCTCAGGAAAATCTTTACAGAACAAGTCCAAAAAGTTCTAGAACCGTATTCCGAATATACAATCGTTCCCATTCCACTCAGTCAAGAACGTCTAGAAGAACGGGGATTTAATCAAGTGACTGGTATATTGGATGCGGCTAGGATTCCCTATAAAGAATTATTGGGCAAACGAGATGTCAAAAAACAATCATCAAAAAATCGAGAAGAGAGGATAGGAACAGAACAACCCTTTTATCTGGTGGATGAAAAAAGTCTACCAGATAAAATTCTATTAGTCGATGATATTTACACAACAGGGGCTACAATCCAGCTTGCCACAAGGCTTTTCATGAAAACAAGTCAGAAAGAAATCAAAACATTTTCACTCGCACGCTAA
- a CDS encoding YigZ family protein, whose protein sequence is MKEFKTIKEDGIVEEEIKKSRFICFMKRVTSEEEARDFINKIKKEHYKATHNCSAFVLGENMEIKRSSDDGEPSGTAGVPMLTVLENHQLTNVATVVTRYFGGIKLGAGGLIRAYAGAVASAVKEIGVVEVKEQEGISITMSYAQYQEFANWRADRGLEEFDTQFTTEVSTMIFVDKEHLEETLASLTEFYHGKVQAEKTDSRIVEVPVY, encoded by the coding sequence ATGAAAGAATTTAAGACGATTAAAGAAGACGGTATTGTTGAAGAAGAAATTAAGAAATCTCGTTTTATCTGTTTTATGAAACGAGTGACTAGTGAGGAAGAGGCTCGCGACTTTATCAACAAGATCAAAAAAGAACATTACAAGGCCACCCATAACTGCTCTGCCTTTGTCCTCGGAGAAAATATGGAAATCAAGCGTTCCTCAGATGACGGAGAACCATCAGGAACTGCTGGAGTACCCATGCTAACTGTTTTAGAAAATCACCAACTGACCAATGTCGCAACGGTGGTTACTCGCTATTTTGGTGGTATCAAGTTAGGTGCTGGCGGTCTAATTCGCGCCTACGCTGGTGCAGTTGCTAGTGCTGTCAAAGAAATTGGGGTTGTAGAAGTCAAGGAACAGGAAGGAATTTCCATCACCATGTCCTATGCCCAGTACCAAGAATTTGCCAATTGGCGTGCGGATCGAGGTCTAGAAGAGTTTGACACCCAGTTCACAACAGAAGTTTCAACCATGATTTTTGTGGATAAGGAACATTTGGAAGAAACTTTGGCTAGCCTGACGGAGTTTTACCATGGAAAAGTTCAGGCGGAGAAGACTGACAGCCGTATCGTTGAGGTGCCTGTCTATTAA
- the hpf gene encoding ribosome hibernation-promoting factor, HPF/YfiA family, translated as MIKFSIRGENLEVTDALRTYVEEKVAKIEKYFNENQELNAKVNLKVYRDKRAKVEVTIPVGTVTLRAEDISQEMYGSIDLVVDKIERQIRRNKTKIERKHRQKVATGQVFTDELVEQAEEEVKVVRTKQVDLKPMDMEEAILQLELLGHDFFIYTDANDGTTNVLYKREDGDLGLLEVRQ; from the coding sequence ATGATTAAATTCAGTATTCGTGGAGAAAACCTTGAAGTTACAGATGCTCTTCGTACTTATGTAGAAGAGAAAGTAGCAAAGATTGAGAAATACTTCAATGAAAATCAAGAGTTGAATGCTAAGGTCAATCTAAAAGTTTACCGTGATAAGCGTGCTAAAGTTGAAGTGACTATCCCAGTAGGAACTGTCACTCTGCGTGCAGAAGACATTTCACAAGAAATGTACGGCTCCATCGACCTTGTCGTAGATAAAATTGAACGCCAAATTCGTCGCAATAAAACTAAGATTGAAAGAAAACATCGTCAAAAAGTTGCAACAGGTCAAGTCTTTACAGATGAACTTGTAGAGCAAGCAGAAGAAGAAGTAAAAGTTGTTCGCACCAAACAAGTTGACTTGAAGCCCATGGATATGGAAGAAGCTATTCTTCAATTAGAATTGCTAGGACACGACTTCTTCATCTATACTGATGCTAACGACGGTACAACTAACGTCCTTTACAAACGCGAGGACGGAGATTTGGGCCTTCTTGAAGTTCGCCAATAA